CCTCGGATCGGGAAACCATCAAATTCCTGGCTTTCACGAAAGATCTGGACCCCCGCAGCTAAGCTATCGGCATGGCCATCAAATCCACTGCAGATAAAGTCGCCACCATCCAAAAGGGGTACACCCTGGAGGGCGCCACCATCGAGCTGGGAGCCGCCATCGTCGACGGCGAACTCCACAAGGATGCCCCCGTCCGGCTGCCGCTCTCCATGATGAACCGGCACGGGCTGGTTGCCGGCGCAACGGGCACGGGCAAGACCGTCACGCTCCACATGATGGCGGAACAGCTTTCCAATGCGGGAGTTCCCGTGTTCCTGGCAGACATCAAAGGCGACCTGTCCGGGGTAGCCACAGCTGCCATCGGCAGCGAGAAACTGAAGGTGCGCACGGACAGCATCGGGCAGGCCTGGGCCGGCAAGACGTTCCCGGTGGAGTTCCTGGCGCTCGGCGGGGACGGCAACGGCATCCCGGTCCGTGCCACCATCACCTCGTTCGGGCCCATCCTGCTCTCACGTATCCTGGACCTCAACGACACCCAGGAATCCAGCTTGCAGCTCGTGTTCCACTTTGCGGACAAGAACAACTTGGAGCTCATCGACCTCAAGGACCTCCGGTCCGTCATCCAGTTCCTTACCTCGGACGAGGGCAAGGACGAGCTTGAGGCACTGGGCGGCCTCTCCAAAGCCACGGCCGGCGTCATCCTCCGTGAACTCGTGACCCTCGAGGCCCAGGGCATGGAGGCGTTCTTCGGCGAGCCCGAGTTCGACACCGCCGAGCTGCTGCGCACCGCCCCCGACGGCCGCGGCGTCATCAGCTGCCTGGAACTGCCCACGCTGCAGACCAAGCCCCTGGTGTTCTCCACCTTCCTCATGTGGCTGCTCGCGGACCTCTTCGAGGACCTGCCGGAGGCCGGCGACCTGGACAAGCCCAAACTCGTCTTCTTCCTCGACGAGGCCCACCTGTTGTTCAACGACGCTTCCAAGGCATTCCTGGAGGCCATCACCACCACTGTCCGGCTCATCCGGTCCAAGGGCGTGGGCATCTTCTTCGTGACGCAAACACCGAAGGACGTTCCGGCCGACGTCCTTGGCCAGCTGGCCAACCGCATCCAGCACGCGTTGAGGGCATTCACCCCGGAAGATGCCAAGGCGCTGAAAGCCACGGTGTCAACGTTCCCGATAAGCGACTATGACCTTGAGGAAACCCTCACCTCCGCCGGCATCGGCGAGGCCGTCATCACGGTCATGAATGAGAAGGGCGCGCCCACACCGGTGGCCCTGACCCGGCTTCGCGCTCCGGAATCCGTGATGGGGCCCAGCTCCGACGAACTGGTCAAAAGCACCGTGGCAGGTTCCGCGCTCCTCGCCAAGTACGGCACGGCCGTGGACAACGTCTCCGCCTACGAAAAAATCACTGGCAAGGCCGCCGCACCCACGGGGGCCGCAGCACCGGGCCAGCCCCCCACGCCGTCCACAGGCGTGTTTGTGCCCGGGAGCCCTACGCCCGGTAGGCCTGACCCCGGGGCCATGGACCAGGCGGCGGTCGACGCCGACGCCCGGCGCATCGAGGAAGAAATCCTGGGGCGCCCCAGCAGCCGTCCGGCACCTGCGCCGGAACGGCCCAGGAACGTGGAACGCCAGGCGCCGCCGGCATCCCAGGGTTCCGGCGGCGGAATGGTGGGCGACCTCGGGGAAGCCTTGGGCGGCGCGCTTGGCGGTGGGCTCAAAAGCATGGCCCGGTCGCTGGGAACCCAGCTTGGCCGGGAGCTCCTGCGCGGCGTTTTCGGCACCTCCTCAAGACGCCGCCGGTAAGGCTGGCCAGCCGCCGCCGGACTGTCTGACAGCCGCCGGGCGGCGTCACGCGGGACTGCCGCTAATCCTGCTTTCGCGCACCTTGCAGGTAACGTAAGGTGCGTGCAGATGAGTCAAGCGTTGGTGAGGATCGCAGCCGGGTGGCTGCTGGGCCTTATGCTTGCCATCGCCGGGGCCGTAGTGGCCGTCAACCTCGTGAACGCCTCGGTGGCAGGTCCGGAGCAGCCCGTCCGCGAATATCTGGACGCTTTGCAGAAGGGCGAAGGCGAAAAGGCACTGGGCCTCCTGCGCGCATCGGTGCCTAACAGCGACGCCGCCATGCTCGACGGAACGGCGCTGCAGACCGCCGCGTCCCGCGTCACGAACGTGAAGTTCGGCGAGACCCAGGAGCGCCCCGGCAACCAGGTGATGGTTCCCATGGAGTACACCATCGACGGCAGCCGGCTGAACACCGAATTCCTGTTGGAGCGGACCGGGTCCGAGTGGCTGTTCTTCAACAAGTGGGCGTTTGT
This genomic window from Arthrobacter sp. 24S4-2 contains:
- a CDS encoding helicase HerA-like domain-containing protein, which encodes MAIKSTADKVATIQKGYTLEGATIELGAAIVDGELHKDAPVRLPLSMMNRHGLVAGATGTGKTVTLHMMAEQLSNAGVPVFLADIKGDLSGVATAAIGSEKLKVRTDSIGQAWAGKTFPVEFLALGGDGNGIPVRATITSFGPILLSRILDLNDTQESSLQLVFHFADKNNLELIDLKDLRSVIQFLTSDEGKDELEALGGLSKATAGVILRELVTLEAQGMEAFFGEPEFDTAELLRTAPDGRGVISCLELPTLQTKPLVFSTFLMWLLADLFEDLPEAGDLDKPKLVFFLDEAHLLFNDASKAFLEAITTTVRLIRSKGVGIFFVTQTPKDVPADVLGQLANRIQHALRAFTPEDAKALKATVSTFPISDYDLEETLTSAGIGEAVITVMNEKGAPTPVALTRLRAPESVMGPSSDELVKSTVAGSALLAKYGTAVDNVSAYEKITGKAAAPTGAAAPGQPPTPSTGVFVPGSPTPGRPDPGAMDQAAVDADARRIEEEILGRPSSRPAPAPERPRNVERQAPPASQGSGGGMVGDLGEALGGALGGGLKSMARSLGTQLGRELLRGVFGTSSRRRR